The following are from one region of the Lentisphaera araneosa HTCC2155 genome:
- a CDS encoding AraC family transcriptional regulator has protein sequence MIDSDYEDIVQLLSMSIQKVNQGELKIKVPLETKLLQRIPGTEFHCHHEVFIQLSGSNEFSFPDSKILMQSGDIMIVPAQLSHKESKFGEDHFKHFVIMLYPNIMQLHFSDDRFCPNNIRLYNYKKHSLLNSMVYNYIEQERNQSTYSSSLKMSQQNFILSSILDIITHSKPQKDLGNAKVEQVKKLVRTMYSNASLNIPKLASLVECNPDYLSHLFNKESKEHLSKYIRRIRLEAAREQLQSTQLSISEVAWSCGFENPSYFSQQFKKLYNHSPKDLRETPDRTFTPE, from the coding sequence ATGATAGATAGTGATTACGAGGACATTGTGCAACTACTTAGCATGTCCATTCAAAAAGTTAACCAGGGTGAACTAAAAATTAAGGTCCCGCTGGAAACTAAACTTCTGCAAAGGATTCCTGGAACTGAGTTCCATTGTCATCACGAGGTTTTTATTCAATTATCTGGTTCAAATGAATTTAGTTTTCCGGATAGTAAAATTCTCATGCAGAGTGGCGACATTATGATTGTGCCTGCACAGCTCTCTCACAAAGAGAGCAAATTTGGCGAGGATCATTTCAAACATTTTGTCATTATGCTTTACCCCAACATCATGCAACTGCATTTTAGCGATGATCGCTTCTGTCCAAATAATATACGTTTATATAATTATAAAAAACACAGTCTCCTCAATTCCATGGTATATAACTACATAGAGCAAGAGCGCAATCAAAGCACCTACTCAAGCTCACTCAAAATGAGTCAGCAAAATTTTATACTAAGCAGTATTCTCGATATCATTACCCACTCAAAACCCCAAAAAGATCTGGGCAACGCTAAAGTTGAGCAAGTCAAAAAGCTCGTTAGAACTATGTATTCCAATGCCTCGCTAAACATCCCTAAGCTAGCTTCTCTCGTAGAATGTAATCCGGATTATCTCTCCCATTTATTTAATAAGGAAAGTAAAGAACACCTCAGTAAATATATTCGACGAATCCGCTTAGAAGCCGCCAGAGAACAACTCCAATCCACCCAACTTAGCATCTCTGAGGTCGCCTGGTCCTGCGGTTTCGAAAACCCCAGTTACTTCAGTCAACAATTCAAAAAACTCTATAATCACTCACCAAAAGACTTGCGAGAGACCCCCGATCGCACCTTTACACCTGAGTAA